The Halomicronema hongdechloris C2206 genome includes a window with the following:
- a CDS encoding PAS domain S-box protein → MSQFSIARGLPIWLERTLVAGLYGLTAWMSYQVMVPPGYVCPIWLPSGVILAAVLWRGYRVWPGIFIGAVLGNIGTYWSSDSAMTVLRSLGAASGNGCGDTLGVLLAVYLLRQLIPEQDVLTRSSGTLAFLGLGILLNGLLSGVIGVVSLAVAGWLPWAQVSSSILVWWSGGSIGGLIVAPAILVWAHGRQPLQMSWGDGLIGLAALTAISWMLLWPFPRDELFTILIGLYPPLLWASVQLDRRLTFTGLLGVTLLAMASAASGHGLFSQLFAHGPWRLQLLLISLSSTVLVAQTLVHEQVQAIVAAQRSSEFKLQVATDRYQAMVSSTLDGFWVIDTDRRPGQLLEVNEAYCGMVGYCQQQLLQMTVGDLDTGDTIEPAIAPAIAYVHHILEQGSARFESRHRGSHGQIVDVEVSARYLPDYGCVVAFIRDISQRKRREAERKQAELALQTQERQLRLITDALPVCISYIDAEQRYRFANKTYEGWFGHRPEELYGQSLQEVLGDSAYRVVQANVERVLAGQPVSYEATVPYREGSSRHIKGDLIPDSDDQGHVLGYYALISDLSQRKRAELALQESEQRFRQAIQAAPFPIVIHAEDGEVIMISQAWTDLTGYGLEDIPTVADWTEKAYGERQSLVKDVIDQLYCLENRRHEGEFSIRTRDGNTRIWDFSSAPLGPLPDGRRLVISMAMDVTQRRQAEDALRESEEKFRQLAEHINAVFWITTGDASRILYVSPAYDDIWGESRQALYQDPERWLQRVHRDDQDQVRQAQQQRGITGHFDIEYRIIRADGTLRWISDRSFPVYNETGDIYRITGLAEDITAQKQTTLALAQKTAELERSNRDLEQFAYVASHDLREPLRKVKSFTELLAQRYGSQLDERAQKYIYYIVDGAERMQTLISDLLIYSRAGRTMIAPEPVDLNQLVAEVMSSLQLLIQTAHATVTVDDLPVVWGHASQLHQVFQNLIANGIKFCQRETPQIHISAQQKQPQWIISVRDNGIGIEPEHQERIFGVFQRLHARSEYEGTGIGLAVCKRIVEGHGGQIWLHSIPDQGTTFYFSMPVTPPPS, encoded by the coding sequence ATGAGCCAATTTTCCATAGCCCGTGGGTTGCCGATTTGGTTGGAGCGCACGCTGGTAGCAGGGCTCTATGGACTCACCGCTTGGATGAGCTATCAAGTCATGGTTCCCCCAGGCTACGTTTGTCCGATCTGGTTGCCCTCAGGCGTTATCTTGGCGGCGGTTCTCTGGCGGGGCTACCGGGTTTGGCCCGGCATTTTCATCGGCGCCGTCTTGGGCAACATCGGCACCTACTGGAGTAGTGACTCTGCGATGACGGTGTTGCGCTCCCTAGGAGCAGCCAGCGGTAATGGCTGCGGAGATACCTTGGGAGTTCTCTTGGCGGTCTATTTACTGCGGCAGCTCATCCCCGAGCAGGACGTGTTAACTCGCAGCAGCGGCACTCTGGCATTTTTGGGCTTAGGCATCCTGCTCAATGGGCTACTCAGTGGTGTTATCGGTGTAGTTTCCTTAGCGGTCGCAGGCTGGCTGCCCTGGGCTCAGGTGAGTTCGAGCATTCTGGTTTGGTGGAGTGGCGGCAGCATCGGCGGGTTAATTGTGGCCCCCGCCATACTGGTTTGGGCCCATGGCCGGCAACCGCTACAGATGAGCTGGGGAGATGGTTTGATCGGCTTAGCAGCCCTGACGGCAATTAGTTGGATGCTGCTCTGGCCATTTCCTAGGGATGAGTTATTCACCATCCTAATCGGCCTGTATCCTCCCCTACTCTGGGCCAGCGTGCAATTAGATCGTCGCCTGACCTTTACTGGGTTGCTAGGAGTAACGTTATTAGCCATGGCCTCTGCTGCCTCTGGCCATGGCCTATTTAGCCAGCTCTTTGCCCATGGGCCATGGCGGCTACAGCTGTTGCTGATTAGCCTCAGCAGTACCGTGTTGGTTGCCCAAACCCTAGTTCATGAGCAGGTGCAGGCGATTGTCGCGGCTCAGCGGTCTAGTGAATTCAAGTTACAGGTGGCAACAGATAGGTACCAAGCCATGGTGTCTAGCACCTTAGATGGCTTTTGGGTGATTGATACCGACAGGCGCCCTGGGCAGTTGCTGGAGGTGAATGAGGCCTACTGTGGCATGGTTGGTTACTGTCAGCAGCAGCTGCTGCAGATGACAGTGGGCGACCTCGATACCGGCGATACTATCGAGCCAGCCATTGCCCCAGCTATTGCCTATGTACACCACATCCTAGAGCAGGGAAGTGCTCGCTTCGAGAGCCGCCATCGTGGCAGCCATGGCCAAATTGTCGATGTCGAGGTGAGTGCTCGGTATTTACCTGATTATGGTTGTGTGGTTGCCTTCATCAGGGATATTAGCCAGCGGAAGCGCCGCGAAGCCGAACGCAAACAGGCTGAATTAGCTCTACAAACCCAAGAGAGACAGCTACGCTTGATTACCGATGCCTTGCCGGTTTGTATCTCCTATATAGATGCGGAGCAACGCTATCGCTTTGCCAATAAGACCTACGAGGGTTGGTTTGGCCATCGTCCCGAGGAGCTCTACGGGCAATCGCTGCAGGAGGTCCTGGGGGACAGCGCCTACAGGGTGGTGCAAGCCAATGTGGAACGAGTATTAGCGGGACAACCGGTCAGCTATGAGGCCACCGTCCCTTACCGAGAGGGGAGTAGTCGTCACATCAAGGGCGATCTCATTCCTGATAGTGATGACCAGGGGCATGTGCTCGGCTATTACGCCTTAATTTCAGATTTGAGTCAGCGGAAGCGGGCTGAGCTAGCTCTACAAGAGAGTGAACAGCGCTTCCGTCAAGCCATTCAAGCAGCGCCATTTCCCATCGTCATCCATGCCGAAGATGGGGAAGTGATCATGATCAGCCAGGCCTGGACAGATTTAACCGGCTATGGTCTAGAGGACATACCCACCGTGGCGGACTGGACTGAAAAGGCCTACGGAGAGCGCCAGTCTCTAGTCAAAGACGTCATTGATCAACTCTATTGCCTAGAAAACCGTCGCCATGAGGGAGAATTTAGCATCCGCACTCGGGACGGCAACACTCGCATCTGGGATTTTAGCTCTGCTCCCTTGGGCCCCCTGCCCGATGGTCGCCGCCTGGTGATCAGCATGGCCATGGATGTGACCCAACGACGGCAAGCCGAAGATGCCCTGCGGGAAAGCGAGGAGAAATTTCGGCAGTTGGCCGAGCACATTAATGCCGTTTTTTGGATTACCACGGGCGATGCCAGTCGTATCTTGTATGTGAGTCCGGCCTACGATGACATTTGGGGAGAGTCGCGACAAGCCCTGTACCAGGATCCAGAGCGTTGGCTGCAGAGGGTTCACCGCGATGACCAAGACCAGGTCCGCCAAGCTCAGCAGCAAAGGGGCATCACTGGCCATTTTGATATCGAGTATCGAATTATTCGAGCCGATGGCACCCTGCGTTGGATTAGCGATCGCAGCTTTCCGGTGTACAACGAAACCGGAGACATCTACCGCATCACTGGCTTAGCTGAAGACATTACCGCCCAGAAGCAAACTACCCTAGCCCTGGCCCAGAAAACGGCTGAGTTAGAGCGGTCGAATCGAGATCTAGAGCAATTTGCCTATGTGGCCTCCCACGATCTGAGAGAGCCTTTACGCAAAGTCAAGAGTTTCACCGAACTCTTGGCGCAACGGTATGGCTCCCAATTGGATGAACGGGCCCAGAAATACATCTACTACATCGTGGACGGGGCTGAGCGCATGCAGACACTCATCAGCGACCTACTCATCTATTCGCGGGCCGGGCGCACCATGATCGCCCCCGAGCCAGTCGATTTGAATCAGCTAGTAGCCGAGGTGATGTCAAGCTTGCAACTATTGATTCAAACAGCCCATGCCACCGTCACCGTCGACGATTTACCAGTGGTCTGGGGTCACGCCAGTCAACTGCATCAGGTCTTCCAGAATCTCATCGCCAATGGCATCAAGTTCTGCCAGCGGGAAACCCCGCAGATTCACATTTCCGCCCAGCAGAAGCAGCCCCAATGGATTATATCAGTGCGCGATAATGGCATTGGTATCGAGCCCGAACATCAGGAGCGCATCTTCGGTGTCTTCCAACGACTCCATGCCCGCAGCGAGTATGAGGGCACAGGGATTGGACTAGCCGTCTGTAAACGGATTGTAGAAGGCCACGGTGGCCAGATTTGGTTGCACTCGATTCCGGATCAAGGCACTACTTTCTATTTCTCGATGCCAGTTACGCCGCCACCGTCTTAA
- a CDS encoding response regulator yields the protein MPALQPCLQILLVDDDPGDVDLVWEALADSRWPVTLQVVSDGEQALAYLRRQGPYENAWRPHLILLDLNMPRKDGRRALAEIKADPDLKGIPVIILTTSEAGDDIDATYDLGASCYITKVASIDKFMGHVQSILAFWVETAVLPGLHIPLERG from the coding sequence ATGCCTGCCCTACAGCCCTGCTTGCAAATTCTACTGGTTGATGATGATCCAGGCGATGTTGACCTGGTTTGGGAAGCCCTAGCAGACAGTCGCTGGCCAGTGACCCTGCAGGTGGTCTCAGATGGGGAGCAGGCCCTGGCTTACCTACGCCGCCAAGGACCCTACGAGAATGCCTGGCGGCCCCATTTGATTTTGCTCGATCTGAATATGCCTCGTAAGGATGGCCGCAGAGCCTTGGCTGAGATCAAGGCAGATCCTGACTTGAAGGGGATTCCGGTGATTATCCTGACCACCTCTGAGGCCGGGGATGATATCGACGCCACCTATGACCTCGGTGCCAGTTGCTACATCACTAAGGTGGCCAGCATTGATAAGTTCATGGGGCATGTCCAAAGCATTCTGGCGTTTTGGGTCGAGACTGCTGTGTTACCTGGTCTGCATATCCCGTTGGAGAGGGGCTGA
- a CDS encoding serine hydrolase, whose amino-acid sequence MTFFQAHPPLEQALTAILETTWKTFPSLTQNQIAVTWVVYKPPYPVNTGGALSPQEFWQHQPQGAAYRGVECSYPASIVKLFYLVAVHEWLEQQMIAPTPELDRAVQDMIMASSNDATSLVVDVLSGTTSGPELSPGPFETWRYQRNIVNRYFQSLQWPELATVNLNQKTWCDGPYGRERTFLGPALENRNRLTTNAVARLLHSIVGGVSVSAMRSQQMMALLGRHLHPAQLADTDPEQNQVVGFLGGGLPATARLWSKSGITSRVRHDAAYIEVDNCPPYLLVVFTEGPAQSQNPDLLPFLSQHCLDAVKPLT is encoded by the coding sequence ATGACTTTTTTCCAGGCCCACCCTCCTCTAGAGCAGGCCCTGACGGCGATCTTAGAGACCACTTGGAAGACCTTCCCGAGCCTGACTCAGAACCAGATTGCGGTGACTTGGGTTGTCTATAAACCACCCTATCCCGTCAACACTGGAGGAGCCCTGAGTCCCCAAGAGTTCTGGCAACACCAGCCCCAGGGAGCTGCCTATCGAGGGGTGGAGTGCAGCTATCCGGCGAGCATCGTCAAGTTGTTTTATCTGGTGGCCGTGCATGAGTGGCTAGAGCAACAGATGATTGCCCCCACTCCAGAATTGGATCGAGCCGTGCAGGACATGATCATGGCGTCCAGCAATGACGCCACCAGCCTAGTGGTGGATGTGTTGAGTGGCACCACTAGTGGTCCTGAGTTGTCCCCGGGGCCGTTTGAGACGTGGAGATACCAGCGCAATATTGTCAATCGCTACTTCCAGTCTCTGCAGTGGCCAGAGTTAGCCACGGTCAACCTGAATCAGAAAACCTGGTGCGATGGTCCCTATGGGCGAGAACGGACCTTCCTAGGCCCAGCCCTGGAAAATCGCAACCGGCTGACCACTAACGCGGTGGCTCGCTTGCTGCACAGCATTGTGGGGGGGGTGTCGGTGTCGGCGATGCGATCGCAACAGATGATGGCCCTGCTAGGGCGTCACTTACATCCGGCCCAGCTAGCCGACACCGATCCAGAGCAAAACCAGGTGGTGGGCTTTCTCGGTGGCGGCTTGCCAGCCACGGCCCGTCTCTGGTCCAAATCCGGCATCACCAGCCGTGTCCGCCATGATGCCGCCTACATTGAAGTGGATAATTGCCCTCCTTATCTGTTGGTCGTCTTTACCGAAGGGCCAGCCCAGAGCCAAAATCCAGATCTGCTCCCCTTTCTCTCTCAGCACTGTTTAGACGCCGTGAAACCCCTGACATAG
- a CDS encoding RecQ family ATP-dependent DNA helicase gives MVASTIPWETVQQTFRRIWGYDDFRPPQAEIIRGLLDQRDTLVILPTGGGKSLCFQLPALLQSGVTLVLSPLVALMENQVQELREHQLPAATLHSELSPHQRRQVLRALEANRLRLLYLSPETLLSPPVWQRLRQPSVIINGLILDEAHCLVQWGDSFRPVYRRLGAVRPALLAQRPPGTRLPIAAFTATADPTVQRTLIEVLRLQQPHQVRLNPYRSNLHLATRIVWSPRQRRQTMQRFIQQRSGQAGLVYVRSRQDSEDLAAWLMIQGQTAAAYHAGLSSGDRRRIEMAWSQNQVQTVVCTSAFGMGVNKPDTRWVLHYQAPSSLTEYVQEVGRAGRDGRPAEALTLMSEPTGWLDPMDQQRWRFFTTQTQALRREAQHIARQIPAVGSVAQVQQQFKQGAIALAWLHGQGRLTWSDPFHYRLLPGSNSTATLGSVVSAMQDYLSSRRCRWQHLLEQFGFGHEARQLGTCGHCDRCQRS, from the coding sequence ATGGTGGCATCAACCATTCCCTGGGAAACTGTCCAGCAGACCTTTCGTCGCATCTGGGGGTATGACGACTTTCGTCCCCCCCAAGCCGAGATCATTCGGGGACTACTGGACCAACGAGATACGTTAGTGATTTTGCCCACCGGAGGCGGCAAATCCCTCTGTTTTCAGTTGCCAGCCCTGTTGCAATCTGGGGTAACCCTGGTGTTGTCGCCCTTAGTAGCATTGATGGAAAACCAAGTGCAGGAGCTGCGGGAACACCAATTGCCAGCCGCCACCCTGCACAGTGAACTCTCTCCTCACCAGCGGCGTCAGGTGCTGCGGGCCTTAGAAGCCAATCGCCTACGACTCCTTTACCTGTCTCCTGAAACTCTGCTCAGCCCGCCAGTTTGGCAGCGATTGAGACAGCCCTCAGTCATAATCAATGGCCTGATCCTGGACGAAGCCCACTGCTTGGTGCAGTGGGGAGATAGCTTTCGTCCCGTCTATCGACGGCTGGGAGCAGTGCGGCCAGCCCTATTGGCCCAGCGCCCTCCGGGAACTCGCCTGCCCATTGCGGCCTTTACCGCCACCGCCGATCCGACGGTGCAGCGGACTTTGATCGAGGTACTCAGACTGCAGCAACCCCATCAGGTGCGGTTGAACCCCTATCGGTCTAATCTGCACTTAGCTACTCGCATCGTCTGGAGTCCTCGGCAACGACGGCAAACGATGCAGCGATTTATTCAACAGCGATCCGGCCAAGCCGGGTTGGTCTATGTGCGCAGCCGCCAAGATAGCGAAGACCTGGCGGCTTGGTTGATGATCCAGGGGCAGACTGCGGCAGCCTACCATGCCGGCTTGAGTTCTGGCGATCGGCGCCGCATCGAAATGGCCTGGAGCCAAAACCAGGTGCAAACCGTTGTCTGTACCTCGGCCTTTGGCATGGGCGTCAACAAGCCTGACACCCGCTGGGTATTGCACTACCAAGCTCCCAGTTCCCTAACAGAATATGTTCAAGAAGTGGGTCGGGCCGGGCGCGATGGCCGACCGGCAGAGGCCCTGACCCTGATGAGTGAACCGACCGGTTGGCTGGACCCGATGGATCAGCAGCGGTGGCGATTCTTCACGACTCAGACCCAGGCCCTGCGACGAGAGGCCCAGCATATTGCCCGCCAAATTCCAGCGGTGGGGTCTGTAGCTCAGGTGCAGCAACAGTTTAAGCAGGGAGCCATAGCCCTGGCCTGGTTACACGGCCAGGGGCGATTGACCTGGTCAGATCCGTTCCACTATCGCCTACTACCGGGGAGTAACTCGACCGCTACCCTGGGGTCAGTAGTCTCAGCCATGCAGGATTATCTGAGCAGCCGTCGCTGTCGTTGGCAACACTTACTAGAGCAGTTTGGCTTTGGTCATGAGGCTCGGCAACTGGGAACTTGCGGCCATTGCGATCGCTGCCAGAGATCTTGA
- a CDS encoding hemolysin family protein translates to MLELTVAVLIMLVGSAVCSGTETALLSVPLLKARQLAQATRHPNAAALLAIREQINRPIATIVILNNLFNIVGSIVIGSIAAAVFGDALLGVFSAALTFAVILVAEILPKTLGERYAESIALWVAMPVRTLTWAMTPVVWLLEQIMAPFVRGYERPITNETEIKLLASIGYQEGIIEADEAEMIRRVFRLNDVKAADIMTPRVALTYLRCDRTLADAQDIILNSQHSRILVTEADIDRVLGMVLKDELLSALIRGEQDTIASQWLRPVRFAAETERADQLLQTFQSSREHLAVVVDEYGGISGVVTLEDVLEILTGEIVDETDRNVDLQALARQRRKRLLQSRGFGDVSH, encoded by the coding sequence ATGCTAGAACTTACTGTTGCCGTGCTAATCATGCTAGTGGGGTCAGCAGTGTGTTCTGGTACAGAAACGGCCCTGCTATCGGTGCCGTTACTGAAAGCACGGCAGTTAGCCCAGGCAACAAGGCATCCCAATGCCGCCGCCCTATTGGCCATTCGCGAACAGATTAACCGTCCCATTGCTACCATTGTCATTCTCAACAATTTGTTCAATATCGTCGGTAGCATTGTCATCGGTAGCATTGCCGCGGCAGTATTCGGGGATGCATTGTTAGGGGTATTTTCGGCAGCCTTAACCTTTGCGGTGATTCTGGTTGCCGAGATTTTGCCCAAAACGCTGGGAGAACGCTACGCCGAATCGATTGCCCTCTGGGTGGCGATGCCAGTGCGTACCCTCACCTGGGCCATGACTCCTGTGGTCTGGCTGCTGGAGCAGATCATGGCTCCCTTCGTACGGGGCTATGAGCGGCCGATTACCAATGAAACGGAGATTAAGCTGCTGGCTTCCATTGGCTATCAGGAGGGCATTATTGAAGCGGATGAGGCGGAGATGATCCGGCGAGTCTTTCGCCTCAATGATGTCAAAGCGGCCGATATCATGACGCCTCGGGTGGCCCTCACGTATTTAAGGTGCGATCGCACCCTAGCCGACGCCCAAGATATCATCCTCAACTCCCAACACAGCCGCATCTTAGTGACTGAAGCCGATATTGACCGAGTCTTAGGCATGGTGTTGAAGGACGAACTGCTCTCGGCCCTGATTCGAGGAGAGCAGGACACCATCGCTTCCCAGTGGTTACGCCCGGTCCGGTTTGCGGCCGAGACCGAGCGCGCCGACCAATTATTGCAAACCTTCCAATCATCCCGGGAGCACTTGGCCGTTGTGGTAGACGAGTATGGCGGCATCTCCGGGGTTGTCACCCTAGAAGACGTCTTAGAGATTCTCACCGGTGAGATTGTCGATGAGACCGATCGCAACGTCGATCTGCAAGCCCTGGCCCGGCAGCGCCGCAAGCGCCTGCTGCAAAGCCGGGGCTTTGGGGATGTATCCCATTAA
- a CDS encoding ABC transporter ATP-binding protein, whose translation MSDPILDVRNLQVHFQVDDWQIKAVDGISFHVNRGQTLGIVGESGSGKSVTSLAIMGLVPSPPGKILNGELWFHPDNAPAIDLTPLPERQRQSYRGGQISMIFQEPMSSLNPVYTCGFQLTEAIRQHQQVPQAVAEQQAIARLQEVELLPDDESLLAQLHQSYPGLSQQQYHQALGQQKQAILNRYPHQLSGGQIQRVMIAMAIACDPSLLIADEPTTALDVTVQARILELLRDLRDRRGMSMIFITHDLGIIAEIADQVAVMYQGQIVEYGSIWTIFSNPQHPYTKGLLACRPQPHRQLRYLPTIADFMEVVPDNGSLQIREKPLDAARVSQLNASVTPTEAASRVAQLEAKGPLLTVENLQVGYPVKGVFGQTHRYVMAVNQVSFQIYQGETFGLVGESGCGKTTLGRALLRLIPAMGGRIWFQGKDVLTLGAQSLRRLRRDMQIIFQDPFGSLDPRMSIGAAVAEPLNIHGVVRNVRHRRQRVAYLLERVGLPADCMDRYPHEFSGGQRQRICIARALGLNPKFIICDESVSSLDVSVQAQALNLLKELQAEFNLTYIFISHDLSVVKFMSDRIMVMNQGRVEEIGPAEQIYRQPQQPYTQQLIKAIPMGNLERIQELQAMRSAS comes from the coding sequence ATGAGTGATCCCATTCTTGACGTTCGCAATTTGCAGGTTCATTTTCAGGTAGATGATTGGCAGATTAAGGCGGTAGACGGTATTTCGTTTCACGTAAACCGAGGCCAAACGCTGGGGATTGTGGGCGAATCTGGCTCCGGCAAGTCCGTCACTTCCCTGGCGATCATGGGCCTAGTGCCCAGTCCTCCCGGCAAAATTCTCAACGGCGAACTCTGGTTCCACCCTGACAATGCCCCTGCCATAGATTTAACCCCCCTGCCCGAGCGCCAGCGGCAGTCCTATCGTGGCGGCCAAATTTCGATGATCTTTCAGGAACCCATGAGTTCCTTAAATCCGGTCTACACCTGTGGCTTCCAACTCACCGAAGCCATTCGTCAGCATCAGCAAGTTCCGCAAGCTGTCGCTGAACAACAGGCCATCGCTCGGCTGCAAGAGGTAGAATTACTGCCCGATGATGAGTCCCTATTAGCGCAACTCCATCAAAGCTATCCTGGGCTTAGCCAACAGCAATATCACCAGGCCTTAGGCCAACAGAAACAGGCGATTCTCAACCGCTATCCCCATCAACTGTCGGGAGGGCAAATTCAACGGGTGATGATCGCCATGGCCATTGCCTGTGATCCGTCTCTGCTGATTGCCGATGAACCCACAACGGCCCTAGACGTCACTGTTCAAGCTCGCATTTTAGAGTTACTGCGAGACCTCAGAGATCGGCGGGGCATGTCGATGATCTTCATCACCCATGATCTGGGCATCATCGCCGAGATTGCCGACCAGGTGGCGGTGATGTATCAGGGCCAGATCGTCGAATACGGCTCCATATGGACGATTTTTTCCAACCCCCAACATCCTTACACCAAGGGGCTATTGGCCTGTCGGCCCCAACCCCATAGGCAACTCCGCTACTTGCCGACAATCGCCGACTTCATGGAGGTAGTGCCTGACAATGGCAGCCTACAGATTCGGGAAAAGCCCCTAGATGCCGCTCGAGTGTCCCAACTGAATGCCAGCGTCACGCCGACGGAGGCGGCGAGCCGGGTAGCCCAACTCGAGGCCAAGGGGCCACTACTCACCGTTGAGAATCTACAGGTGGGCTACCCGGTTAAGGGGGTCTTCGGCCAGACCCATCGCTATGTCATGGCCGTCAATCAAGTGTCGTTTCAAATCTATCAGGGGGAAACCTTCGGCCTGGTAGGGGAGTCTGGCTGTGGCAAGACCACCCTCGGTCGTGCCCTACTACGCTTGATTCCAGCCATGGGAGGCCGCATTTGGTTCCAGGGCAAAGATGTATTGACGTTGGGGGCTCAGTCCCTGCGACGGCTGCGACGGGATATGCAAATTATTTTTCAAGATCCCTTCGGTTCTCTAGACCCGCGCATGAGTATTGGGGCCGCCGTTGCTGAACCTCTGAATATCCATGGCGTCGTCAGGAACGTGCGGCATCGTCGCCAGCGAGTGGCCTACTTACTAGAGCGGGTGGGGCTGCCAGCCGATTGTATGGATCGATATCCCCATGAGTTTTCCGGGGGGCAACGGCAGCGGATTTGCATTGCCCGGGCCTTGGGCCTGAATCCCAAGTTCATCATCTGCGATGAATCAGTATCGTCTCTGGATGTGTCGGTGCAGGCCCAAGCCCTCAATTTGTTGAAGGAACTGCAGGCGGAGTTTAACCTCACCTACATTTTCATCTCCCATGATCTCAGTGTGGTGAAGTTCATGAGCGATCGCATCATGGTGATGAACCAGGGCCGGGTCGAAGAAATCGGTCCGGCAGAGCAAATCTATCGTCAGCCCCAACAACCCTATACCCAGCAGTTGATTAAGGCAATTCCCATGGGCAATCTAGAGCGGATTCAGGAACTCCAGGCCATGCGGTCGGCCAGTTAG